From the genome of Pseudonocardia sp. EC080619-01:
CCTGTTCGCCTCCGCCGCCACCGGGGACCTCGCCGTGGCGATGGCCTCCCGGACCCCGGGCGTCGAGCGCCGGATCGCCTTCGGCGGCGCCGTCGAGGGTCACGAGGACCTGGACGACGCCCTGGCACAGGCACCGGACGGTCCGCTGCCCGACCAGCCGCGCGGCGCCGACATGCTCTACTCCTCGGGCACCACCGGCCGGCCGAAGGGGATCAAGCCCGCGCTGCAGGACATCCAGGTCGACGAGCCGGGCGACCTCTACACGGCCGTCTTCGGGCCGATGTACGGGTTCGGCGAGGACACCGTCTACTACTCCCCGGCGCCGGTCTACCACGCCGCGCCGCTGCGGTTCGGCGGCATCGTGCACGCACTCGGCGGCACCGTCGTCATGGCGCGGCGGTTCGGGGCCGAGACCGCGCTGGAGCACCTCCAGCGGTACCGGGTGACCCACGGGCAGTTCGTGCCGACGATGTTCGTCCGGATGCTCAAGCTCGACGACGAGGTCCGCGCGTCCTACGACGTGACGTCCCTGCGCGTCGCGGTGCACGCGGCCGCGCCGTGCCCGGTCGACGTCAAGCAGAAGATGATCGACTGGTGGGGCCCGGTCCTGCACGAGTACTACTCGTCGACCGAGGGCAACGGCGTCACCTTCATCGACTCCGAGACCTGGCGGACCAGGCCCGGGTCGGTCGGGAGGGCGGGCCTCGGGATCATCCGGATCTGCGACGACGACGGCGCGGAGCTGCCCACCGGTGAGGTCGGCACGGTCTACTTCGAACGGGAGACACCGGCGTTCGAGTACCACAACGCCCCGGAGAAGACCCGCGAGGGACGGCACCCGGCGCACGAGAACTGGTCCACCACCGGTGACGTCGGCTACCTGGACGCCGACGGCTATCTGTTCCTCACCGACCGCAAGGCATTCATGATCATCTCCGGCGGGGTGAACATCTACCCGCAGGAGGTCGAGGACGTCCTCACGCTGCACCCGAAGGTCTACGACGTGGCCGTCGTCGGGATCCCGGACCCGGAGATGGGCGAGCAGGTCAAGGCCGTCGTACAGCTCCCGGAAGGGGTCGAGGCGTCACCGGCGCTCGAGGCCGAGCTGCTGGGGTTCGTGCGCGAACGGATCGCCCACTACAAGGCACCGCGCAGCGTCGACTTCACCGCCGAGCTGCCGCGCAGCGCCACCGGGAAGCTCGTCAAGGGCGAGCTGCGCCGCCGCTACACCGAGCCCGCACCCACCGCCGGCTGATCACCCTCCGTGCGCCCGATGGGAGCACGAACCCACCCCCCCGGGAGCGA
Proteins encoded in this window:
- a CDS encoding acyl-CoA synthetase, yielding MFPGTHARTRPDHPAVVQPESGRTVTYAELDDRSRRLAHVLRATGLRRGDHVAFVSDNAPEVFDVYWAALRSGLYVTGINHHLSADEAAYIATDCGARVLFASAATGDLAVAMASRTPGVERRIAFGGAVEGHEDLDDALAQAPDGPLPDQPRGADMLYSSGTTGRPKGIKPALQDIQVDEPGDLYTAVFGPMYGFGEDTVYYSPAPVYHAAPLRFGGIVHALGGTVVMARRFGAETALEHLQRYRVTHGQFVPTMFVRMLKLDDEVRASYDVTSLRVAVHAAAPCPVDVKQKMIDWWGPVLHEYYSSTEGNGVTFIDSETWRTRPGSVGRAGLGIIRICDDDGAELPTGEVGTVYFERETPAFEYHNAPEKTREGRHPAHENWSTTGDVGYLDADGYLFLTDRKAFMIISGGVNIYPQEVEDVLTLHPKVYDVAVVGIPDPEMGEQVKAVVQLPEGVEASPALEAELLGFVRERIAHYKAPRSVDFTAELPRSATGKLVKGELRRRYTEPAPTAG